In a single window of the Bradyrhizobium sp. ORS 285 genome:
- a CDS encoding tetratricopeptide repeat protein — translation MRTSDRIIFALLLGVAPLALPASSFAFDGAPVNQEPAIPVAGPQAGAGALRKAVPATTATTNPTQSLTALQYAAEEGHPVAQFKLGRMYAAGDGVARDDMRAFDYFSRIANAHAEDSPSAPQAQIVANAFVALGRYYLSGIPNTKVKPDPDRAREMFSYAASYFGNADAQYDLARLYLKTADASRDDFRYGARWLGLAAQKGQHQAQALLGQMLFNGDRLPRQAARGLMWLTLARDSAGPDEAWIKESYNRAFAKASDDDRATALQMLESWVQGKRE, via the coding sequence ATGCGGACATCTGATCGGATCATTTTTGCATTGCTGCTGGGGGTTGCCCCGCTCGCGTTGCCGGCGTCGTCGTTCGCGTTCGATGGCGCTCCGGTCAACCAGGAGCCGGCGATCCCCGTGGCTGGACCGCAGGCCGGTGCGGGTGCGCTGCGTAAGGCTGTGCCCGCGACCACTGCTACGACCAATCCCACGCAGTCCCTGACTGCGCTGCAATATGCCGCGGAGGAAGGCCACCCGGTCGCGCAGTTCAAGCTCGGCCGGATGTATGCCGCCGGCGACGGCGTGGCGCGCGACGACATGCGCGCGTTCGACTATTTCAGCCGCATCGCCAATGCGCATGCCGAGGACAGCCCGTCGGCGCCGCAGGCCCAGATCGTGGCCAACGCCTTCGTGGCGCTCGGCCGCTACTACCTCTCGGGCATCCCGAACACGAAGGTGAAGCCGGATCCGGACCGCGCCCGCGAGATGTTCTCCTATGCGGCGTCCTATTTCGGCAATGCCGATGCCCAGTACGATCTGGCGCGGCTGTATCTGAAGACGGCGGACGCCTCGCGCGACGATTTCCGCTATGGTGCGCGCTGGCTCGGCCTTGCCGCGCAGAAGGGGCAGCATCAGGCCCAGGCCTTGCTTGGCCAGATGCTGTTCAATGGCGACCGTCTGCCGCGGCAGGCGGCGCGCGGCCTGATGTGGCTCACCCTGGCGCGTGACAGCGCCGGTCCGGACGAAGCCTGGATCAAGGAGAGCTACAACCGCGCCTTTGCCAAGGCCTCGGACGACGACCGCGCCACGGCGCTGCAGATGCTCGAGAGCTGGGTGCAGGGCAAGCGCGAGTAG
- a CDS encoding substrate-binding domain-containing protein, translating to MRSVRIGLIIPQSGSAGLWAPSAEACGRLAVTELNQAAGIRRKPVELAVIDGGATGASAGQAAAEAVDELAVDGLIGMLPSYARDPVARAARGRVPFLYTPQFEGLSPDSDVMTTGETADELLAPAIQWLSECKRARRFFLCGNNYIWPRSSLAIAKRIIARFGGTVTGEHYVPVGAHDFDEMIERIKATRSDVVLPVFLGFDCIAFNRAFCAAGLSRHVLRFSSAFDETIVYGLDSSETENVYVASSYFASLRSRNNGAFLERYYTAFGDNPPPPNGYGESCYEGIHALAALIERAESFDTRDIRRVFGRTLQGRTARGNEAQPVVGSRHPIHLAELDGYDFAVVASR from the coding sequence TTGCGCAGCGTTCGGATCGGACTGATCATTCCCCAGAGCGGCTCGGCAGGGTTGTGGGCGCCCTCTGCCGAAGCCTGTGGGCGGCTGGCCGTGACCGAGCTGAACCAGGCTGCGGGAATCCGCCGCAAGCCGGTGGAGCTCGCCGTCATCGACGGCGGCGCCACCGGCGCCAGCGCCGGGCAGGCGGCTGCGGAGGCGGTCGATGAGCTTGCGGTCGACGGCCTCATCGGCATGCTGCCGAGCTACGCGCGCGATCCGGTGGCACGTGCGGCGCGGGGCCGCGTGCCCTTTCTCTACACGCCGCAATTCGAGGGCCTATCGCCGGACAGCGATGTCATGACGACAGGCGAGACGGCCGATGAATTGCTGGCCCCCGCCATCCAGTGGCTGTCGGAGTGCAAGCGCGCCCGGCGCTTCTTCCTGTGCGGCAACAACTACATCTGGCCGCGCTCCTCGCTCGCCATCGCCAAGCGGATCATCGCCCGATTCGGCGGGACGGTGACCGGCGAGCACTACGTTCCGGTCGGCGCGCACGACTTCGACGAGATGATCGAGCGTATCAAGGCGACCCGCAGCGACGTCGTGCTGCCGGTGTTCCTCGGCTTCGACTGCATCGCCTTCAACCGCGCCTTCTGCGCCGCCGGCCTCAGCCGGCACGTGCTGCGGTTCTCCTCGGCCTTCGACGAGACCATCGTCTACGGCCTCGACAGCAGCGAGACCGAAAACGTCTACGTCGCCTCCAGCTATTTCGCCTCGCTGCGTTCGCGCAACAACGGCGCGTTCCTGGAACGCTACTACACGGCTTTTGGCGACAATCCGCCGCCGCCGAACGGCTATGGCGAGTCCTGCTACGAAGGCATCCACGCGCTCGCCGCACTGATCGAGCGGGCCGAGAGTTTCGATACGCGCGACATCAGGCGCGTGTTCGGGCGCACGCTGCAGGGCCGCACCGCGCGCGGCAACGAGGCACAGCCTGTCGTCGGCAGCCGCCATCCGATCCATCTCGCCGAGCTCGACGGCTACGATTTCGCCGTGGTCGCATCGCGCTAG
- a CDS encoding GNAT family N-acetyltransferase, translating to MIIRDATPDDAAAACAVLRASIIELCEADHRGNPEILGRWLANKTPEIVAGWADGQGRSLLVAVEEETILAVGGLAHPNEITVNYVSPQARFRGLSSAMVAVLEQRAAGLGAREIELLSTETAHRFYLARGYVDVGTPAGKFGAAASYPMRKTLLTR from the coding sequence ATGATCATCCGGGATGCGACTCCTGACGACGCCGCGGCCGCCTGCGCCGTGTTGCGCGCCTCCATCATCGAATTGTGCGAGGCGGATCACCGCGGCAATCCGGAGATCCTCGGCCGCTGGCTGGCGAACAAGACACCGGAGATCGTTGCAGGCTGGGCCGACGGGCAGGGAAGGTCGTTGCTGGTGGCAGTCGAGGAGGAGACGATTCTCGCCGTCGGCGGGCTCGCTCATCCCAACGAGATCACCGTGAATTACGTCTCGCCGCAGGCCCGCTTCCGTGGGCTCAGCTCGGCCATGGTGGCTGTGCTGGAGCAGCGTGCCGCAGGCCTCGGCGCCCGTGAGATCGAGCTGCTGAGCACCGAGACGGCGCACCGATTCTATCTCGCCCGCGGCTATGTCGATGTCGGCACGCCCGCCGGCAAGTTCGGCGCCGCCGCGTCCTATCCGATGCGCAAGACCCTGCTCACCCGTTGA